TGGATGCTTCGCCCGCACGAATTGGGACTCATCCTCTGCATGGGATTTATAGGCAGCGTTTTCCCCACCAAAAACGTCGCCGGACGCCTGATCGCCGTACTCGCCAGCCCCTATTACAAAGCCACGCCGGAAAACCGATGGGCGGAATTTACCCACGAACACATCCAACCCTGGGCAGTACCCAGCAATCGCGCGGGCGACATCACCAATTTGTGGGAGGGACTGCCAGCACATCTCTCCACTCCCTATCACGCCTGGGCTGTACCGCTCTTCTGGTGGTTCACCTTTTTCTTCGCACTATTCATCGCCTGTTTGTGCATCACCGTCATCTTGCGCAAACAATGGGTCGAACACGAACGCATCACCTTTCCCCTCGCGCAATTGCCCACCCTGATGATACAGGATACAGCATCGGGGCAAATTGGCTTCATGAAAAACAAATTATTCTGGACGGGATTTGGCATCGGCGCATTCATCTTATCCTGGAATATCCTGCCCCTCTTCTGGCACAATCTCCCAATCATACCCATTGGTCCCACCTACCGCACCGCCATCTCATTTGGACACGACTTTCCCCCGCTACAAGTCAAATTCAACTTTGTCATGGCAGCCTTTGGATATCTCACCAACCTCGAAGTCCTGCTCTCCATCTGGCTATTCCACATCCTCTCGCTCATCGAAATCGGCGCGCTAAACCGCTTTGGCATCACCGTGGGCAGAGACTTTGGCAGCGGCCTATTGCTACAGCAGGTCGGTGGCTTCATCGCATTTGCCCTGTTTGGCCTCTTCATGGCGCGGCAGCATATTGGAACCGTCATCCGCGCACTCTGGCAGCCAAATGCCCAGGACAAAACCGAACTCCTATCTTACCGCACCGCAGTGATCGGCCTGATCATCGCACTCACTTATGCCAGCGCCTATATGTACGCGCTGGGCATTTCCCTCCTGGGCATTGCAATACAACTCGGCCTGCTCTTGATCTACTTCATCGGCCTGGCTAAAATCGTCGCAGAAACCGGCCTCGTATATGTCGAAACCCCACTGCGAACCCAGGAACTCGCCGCTGCCGCGCTCGGCACAAACGTGCAAACCCCCGACCACGTCGGCATGGCACTATCGGCCAACAGCGTGGAAAGCCACCGCGAATACATCCTCCCATCCCTAACTCACACCGCCAAAATCCACGACGTATTTCGCTGGCCGCGCAATCGCATGGTCGCCGCCTTAATGCTCGCCTTCATCATCGGCTTTGCCGTCTCAATTATCTATACCCTCAACCTCTGTTACGGCGCAACCGGCGCCGCCAATATCCGCCACGTCTTTGTATTCGGCGGATACAGCCAGCGCATGTTTGACCGCGTCGTCTCCTGGGCATCGGAACCGACCTCTTTTGGGCGCATTGAATGGCAATTCCTGGCTGCGGGGGCACTCGGCACCCTGTTTTTGAGCCTCATGCGCCTGCGCTTTGCGTGGTGGCCCCTCCATCCCGTGGGATTCACAGTGGGATATGTCTATCCCGTCAGAGTCACCGCCTTCACCGTCTTCCTCGTGTGGGCATTCAAATCCATCGTATTGCGCATCGGCGGCATTCGGCTCTACCGCAATTTGCAACCCTTCTTCATCGGCCTCTTAATCGGCTACACCCTCGGTGTTGGCCTTTCCACACTCGTAGATCACATCTACTTCCCCGGCAACGGCCACATGGTGCATTCCTGGTAAGTTAAAAAGGGTCGCCATCGCGCGATGGCAACCCCTTTCAAATCAAGATGGTTCTCGAAATGCCTGTTCCCGGATAGTATTTACATACGGATGCCCCGTCTCCTCCAACCAGCTCAAAATGCGGTCTCGCATCAATGCGGCCTGCGCGCGATCTCGATACGCAAGATTGTGTTCCTCATGGGGATCATCCGCCAAATTGTAAAGCTCGTCCAAATCGCGCACATCACCGCTCAGAGACTTCCAATTCAGCACAAACTTCCACGATCCCTGCCTGAGCATCACACCGCGATTTATCAAATCCGTAAAAATTTCTTCCCGCGCGACATCGCGCTCGCCCTTCAAAACATCGCTTATACTTTCACCATCCACTCCCTCGGGAATATCCATCCCCACCAGATCCAGTATCGTGGGCATCACATCCACACTGCTATTCAAAGAAGTATTCACAGACCCCGCTTCAATGCGCCCGGGCCACCGCACCAAACACGGCACCTTCATCAACGTATCGTAGCCACAATACGGCAACTTGTACACCATGCCAAACTGCCCCACCATATCGCCGTGATCCGACACAAACATCACAATCGTATTCTCCGCCTGACCATTGGCATCCAGCGCGTTGAGCACCCGCTCAATTTGTGCGTCGATATAACTCACATACCCCCAATAACGCCGGATATAGTCCCGTACCTCCTCTCTCGACCAGACATCGCGCACATAAGTGCGATCGCGACCCGATTGAAAACGCGGCTTATCCTCCAATGGCGCATCGTAATTATCGGGCAGAGGCACATCGTCCAAATCGTACATTGAATCCCATGGCTCGGGTGGACAAACGGGCGCATGCGGTCCGTAAAAAGACAGCACAGCGCAAAATGGATTATCCCGATTGGCATTGAGAAACGACACCATCTCATCGGCAAAAAAGTGCGCCATGTGGTGATCCTCCCCCAACAAACTCACGTTGTGCTCCCGATCTGGGGCACTCGGCGCTGCATGGTGATTGCCCACGCGGGGCGAATTTTTAACCTCATCGGGCAAATCGGTCGTCTGCAAATACGCTTTGAAATGCTTCCAACCCCCAACCCAGTGATCAAATCCACTCCGGGGTTCATCCTCTCCCGTACCGCCTTCCACATCCACAAACTCAAAATCGCGCGTACTATCTACCCGCTTCCTGACCCAGCAATTGTCAAACGGACCGCGTTCCGCAATCCCGCGATACATCTGCCCCCCCAAATGCCACTTGCCAATCCACGCGGTTTGATAGCCCGCATCGCGAAATAGATTACCTATTGACGGCAACGCATCGTCCAATTCCACATCGTTAATCACCACCCCGTGGTTGTGCGAATAGCGCCCGGTCAAATACGTCGCTCGAGACGGCGTACACGCAAACGCCGCAATATAAAAATTGTCAAACCGCATGCCTTCGCGTGCCAGGCGGTCTTGCGCGGGTGTTTTAACAACCGAATTGCCATAACAACCGATCGTCGATACAGGTTGCTGATCCGTCATAATCAAAAGCACATTTGGACGATCACTGGACATTGTAATCCCCTCTCTCTACACCAAAAACTTCAGGCAAACGGGCATGGGCACTTCCGCGACATGCCCGGTCTCTGTCAATTTCCCGGTCTCTCGGTCGATGGCAAAAGAAACAATCGTATCACTGCTTTGATTCTCCGCCAGCAAGAAATTGCCATCGGGCGAAAGCGCGATATTGCGAGGCGTTTCTCCACCAGTGGAGTGAATATCGACCGGCGTCAAGTGACCGCTGGACTCGTCAACCGCAAAAATGGCGACACTATCGTGACCGCGATTTGACCCATACACAAACAGACCATCGGATGAAACGTGAACATCCGCTGTATGACTCGTATCTGAAAAATCGCCGGGCAATGTAGCAATGGATTGCAACTCGGTCAACGCGCCCGTCTCCGCATCACAGGCATACGCATTGACAGTATTGCCTATCTCATTGATCAGATAGGCGTATTGTCCTCCGGGATGAAACGCAAAATGGCGCGGTCCCTCACCGGGCGCCACAGAGACGGATGGCGGATCATTCGCAATGAGTTTGCCGTTTTCGAGATCAAGCTCAAAAATCAACACCTTGTCCAAACCGAGATCGGCGACATAAACCCGTTTGTTATCCGGCGAAATATTCGCAGAATGGGCGTGGGGACCTTGCTGCCGTTGCGGATTGACACTACTGCCCTCGTGCTGAATAAAATCCGACGCTTCGCCCAACGCACCATCTTCCCTAATGGGCAACATACAGGTGCTACCCCCACCGTAATTTGCCACTACAGCATAGCGACCCGTCGCGTCGATATTCAAATGACAGGGACCAGTGCCTACTGTCGATTGCCGGTTGATAAACGCGAGATCTGCGGCTTCTGCATCAATGGCATAAGCGCTAATCGCCCCCGCGCTCTCGCCATTGTATTCACTGATCTCATTGACCGCATAGAGAAACCGCCCATTGGGATGAATGGCGAGAAATGTCGGATTCTCACTCTCGATGCTATTAGCCGGAGTGAGTTCACCGGTCTCGGTATTGAATCGGTGAACGTAAATACCTTTACTCCCTGTGCGTGTATAGGTACCAATAAAAGCGATGATATTGCTCATGGAAAATCTCCTTTAATTACTCAAAATATCGACGACCATATCGCCAAAATCACTGGTCGAAAGAACATTCTTGGGATCGGTTATCTCTGAGGCGAGTTCAGAAGTGGCATATCCTCTCTCGAGAATATCGAACATAGCGTTCCACAAAGCGTCTGACTCCTCTTTGAGGCCCAGACATTTATCCAGCAAAAATGCAATACTGCCAATCATAGAATAGGGATTGGCGATATTTTGACCCGCGATATCGGGTGCCGAGCCGTGCGCCGGTTCCACATAGCCCTTTTCGGGTCCCATACACGCCGAAGGCATCAAACCGAGAGAACCGAGCAAACCACCCGCCTGATCGGTCAAAATATCGCCCTGCATATTTTCCAAAAGCATAACCCCATTGAATTGCGTGGGATCTCTGACGAGTTGAAAAGCTGCGTTATCGACGATAATCGACACGTATTCGACATCGTCGTATTCTTTTGCCATATCTTCGATAATCGCGTCCCAAAGCCGGGATGTCGCCAGCACATTCGATTTGTGGACATGGGTCATCCTGGCACCGAGACGTCGGGCTTCGTCAAACGCAACCGTTCCAATCGCGCGCACCTGCTCTTCGGTATAAATGCAATCGTCGCGCGCGTATTTCATACCCGTAGCAGTACCTTCTTCTTTATCCCCAAAATAAATACCACCCACAAGTTCTCGAATCATGAGAATATCAATACCCTCTCCAATAACGCTATCGCGCAAAGGAGAAAATGACGCGAGAGATTTGGGCAACCTGACCGGGCGATAATTGGCATACGTATTAAAACGCTTTCGCAAAGGCAGAATAGCACCGAGTTCCGGACGCAACTCCTGTGGAATTTTCTTCGTCTCTTCAATGGAAAGCCCCACCGGACCTTTGATAATCGCGTCTGCCCGATCACACAGGGCTTTTGTCTCATCGGGAAACGGACTGCCCTCGTCAAAATACGACGCCGCACCAAAAGGCGCGTATTCCAGCACAAACTCGTGATCGAACTTCTTTTCAATCGTGCGAAGAGCTTTAATCCCCTCGCGCATAATCTCGGGACCAATGCCGTCGCCTTCAAGCACGGCGAGGGTCTTTTTCATGGCAAACCTTTCTGTTTAATTAAAAATTAAAAATTAGTGGTCTTCACACTTCATACTTCACAGCCTTCCTCTTTCATCTGCGTTCATCTGCGTCATCTGCGGATCACACTTCACAGGGCCGCCCCTCTATCTAAAATAAACGTACAATCCGAATGTGTCTGTAAAAAACTCGCCGGACAGGATGGATGTGGAACACCTTGAACAGCGCTGGCAATCGCTCCCGCCTTATCCGTACCCGTCGCCAGAAGAAGAATCCGCCTCGCCTCACAAATCGTGGCAATCCCCGCGGTGAGTGCCTGTTTGGGCACATCTTCAATGCGCTCGAAAAAGCGACTATTCGCCGCAATCGTACTCTCGGTCAAATCGACCAGACGGGTGCGAGAATCGGGCGCACTACCGGGCTCGTTAAAAGCAATATGTCCATTGCGACCAATGCCCAGCAACCACAAATCCACACCGCCACACGCCCGTATCCTGTCCTCAAAAGCCTCGCACTCGAGATCGGCATCCACTGCCCTGCCATTGGGCACATGCGTATTCCACAGTTGAATATCAGTACCGTCAAAAAACGTGCGATTCATAAAATGGCGATAACTCTGCGAATGCGTGCCATCAAGCCCCCAGTACTCATCGAGATTAAAAGTAGTCAAACGCGAAAAACTCAGCCCCTCCCGATTCACCCGCCTGAGTTCGGCATACGTCTTCACCGGCGTTGATCCCGTTGCCAAACCCAGTACTGCATTTGGCTTCTGGCGAATAAGCGCGACAATTTCCGATGCGGCGATGCGAGCCACATCGTCGGGCGTATCGCAAATTTTCACTTGAATAGGCATAGAATCAGAAATCACGCTCGGCGCAGCACCTGGCCGGGCAACGCGCCTGTTGGTTCCCCATTGGCAATGACGGACTGGCCATTGACAAAAACGTGCGAAATACCGACTGGCGGCAGCGTGGGATTTTCAAAAGTAGATCTCGCAGCCACCGTATCGGGATCAAAAACAACGAGATCAGCGGCTTTGCCCACAGCGAGTTCGCCCCGGTCGGGAATATTGAAACGCCGCGCGGGAAAACCGCTCATCTTGTAGATCGCCTCCTCAAAAGTCAGCAACTCGCGCTCGCGCACAAAATGACCCAGCACGCGCGCAAAACACCCAAAACCCCGCGGATGCGGATGCGGAATATTAAAAATGCCATCGCTGGCAATCATCATACGCGGATGAGTGGCTGTACGCGTCACAGTCTGCGCGGCGACTTCGGGATCAACCTGCCAGGGAAAAATAACGGCATGATCTTCGCGCTCCTGAAAAATCAGATCGTAGGCAAAATCTTCCAGAGATGTATTTG
This window of the Gemmatimonadota bacterium genome carries:
- a CDS encoding sulfatase-like hydrolase/transferase, with amino-acid sequence MSSDRPNVLLIMTDQQPVSTIGCYGNSVVKTPAQDRLAREGMRFDNFYIAAFACTPSRATYLTGRYSHNHGVVINDVELDDALPSIGNLFRDAGYQTAWIGKWHLGGQMYRGIAERGPFDNCWVRKRVDSTRDFEFVDVEGGTGEDEPRSGFDHWVGGWKHFKAYLQTTDLPDEVKNSPRVGNHHAAPSAPDREHNVSLLGEDHHMAHFFADEMVSFLNANRDNPFCAVLSFYGPHAPVCPPEPWDSMYDLDDVPLPDNYDAPLEDKPRFQSGRDRTYVRDVWSREEVRDYIRRYWGYVSYIDAQIERVLNALDANGQAENTIVMFVSDHGDMVGQFGMVYKLPYCGYDTLMKVPCLVRWPGRIEAGSVNTSLNSSVDVMPTILDLVGMDIPEGVDGESISDVLKGERDVAREEIFTDLINRGVMLRQGSWKFVLNWKSLSGDVRDLDELYNLADDPHEEHNLAYRDRAQAALMRDRILSWLEETGHPYVNTIREQAFREPS
- the nagB gene encoding glucosamine-6-phosphate deaminase, yielding MPIQVKICDTPDDVARIAASEIVALIRQKPNAVLGLATGSTPVKTYAELRRVNREGLSFSRLTTFNLDEYWGLDGTHSQSYRHFMNRTFFDGTDIQLWNTHVPNGRAVDADLECEAFEDRIRACGGVDLWLLGIGRNGHIAFNEPGSAPDSRTRLVDLTESTIAANSRFFERIEDVPKQALTAGIATICEARRILLLATGTDKAGAIASAVQGVPHPSCPASFLQTHSDCTFILDRGAAL
- a CDS encoding isocitrate/isopropylmalate family dehydrogenase; translation: MKKTLAVLEGDGIGPEIMREGIKALRTIEKKFDHEFVLEYAPFGAASYFDEGSPFPDETKALCDRADAIIKGPVGLSIEETKKIPQELRPELGAILPLRKRFNTYANYRPVRLPKSLASFSPLRDSVIGEGIDILMIRELVGGIYFGDKEEGTATGMKYARDDCIYTEEQVRAIGTVAFDEARRLGARMTHVHKSNVLATSRLWDAIIEDMAKEYDDVEYVSIIVDNAAFQLVRDPTQFNGVMLLENMQGDILTDQAGGLLGSLGLMPSACMGPEKGYVEPAHGSAPDIAGQNIANPYSMIGSIAFLLDKCLGLKEESDALWNAMFDILERGYATSELASEITDPKNVLSTSDFGDMVVDILSN
- a CDS encoding lactonase family protein → MSNIIAFIGTYTRTGSKGIYVHRFNTETGELTPANSIESENPTFLAIHPNGRFLYAVNEISEYNGESAGAISAYAIDAEAADLAFINRQSTVGTGPCHLNIDATGRYAVVANYGGGSTCMLPIREDGALGEASDFIQHEGSSVNPQRQQGPHAHSANISPDNKRVYVADLGLDKVLIFELDLENGKLIANDPPSVSVAPGEGPRHFAFHPGGQYAYLINEIGNTVNAYACDAETGALTELQSIATLPGDFSDTSHTADVHVSSDGLFVYGSNRGHDSVAIFAVDESSGHLTPVDIHSTGGETPRNIALSPDGNFLLAENQSSDTIVSFAIDRETGKLTETGHVAEVPMPVCLKFLV